A window of the Arachis duranensis cultivar V14167 chromosome 5, aradu.V14167.gnm2.J7QH, whole genome shotgun sequence genome harbors these coding sequences:
- the LOC107487343 gene encoding heavy metal-associated isoprenylated plant protein 27-like, which produces MGVFDSIRELCEEWCGIQHKSRKVKQIQGVEIKVKMDCEGCERRVKKSMEGMKGVTEVEVEPKQSKLTVKGYVDPEKVLERVRQRTGKKAEFWPYVPYDVVPHPYAPEAYDKKAPPGYVRNVLLDPEASQLARASSFEVKYTTAFSDENPNACTVM; this is translated from the coding sequence CTGTGTGAGGAATGGTGTGGAATACAGCACAAAAGTAGAAAGGTGAAGCAAATACAGGGAGTGGAAATAAAGGTGAAGATGGATTGCGAAGGATGCGAGAGAAGGGTAAAGAAATCAATGGAAGGGATGAAAGGCGTGACAGAAGTGGAAGTTGAACCCAAGCAGAGCAAGTTAACAGTAAAGGGTTACGTGGATCCAGAGAAAGTGTTAGAGCGTGTGAGGCAGCGCACTGGGAAGAAAGCAGAGTTCTGGCCATATGTACCATACGACGTCGTTCCGCACCCATATGCGCCAGAGGCTTATGACAAGAAGGCTCCGCCTGGGTACGTCAGGAACGTGCTCTTGGATCCAGAAGCTTCTCAACTGGCACGTGCTAGCTCATTTGAGGTCAAGTACACCACAGCCTTCAGCGATGAGAACCCCAATGCTTGCACTGTTATGTGA